One window of Rissa tridactyla isolate bRisTri1 chromosome 12, bRisTri1.patW.cur.20221130, whole genome shotgun sequence genomic DNA carries:
- the ARHGAP40 gene encoding rho GTPase-activating protein 40 isoform X1 — MCVCCDANVFLFSDLVSLSVKILQPVDRLISSSFSLSEELVFHASTLNCYDAVSWCAAPNLLLSTRNCPCKMSQLPPKSSLASPVSEGTNSRVESLDNLSMDSFWLEVENIKQSAEAEQEECSLADVKTQEEGEAEAEWLQDAGLSDLLGDRASENDNIVLLSTLTKTQAAAVQRRLDTYSRSRRRKNKHPVRDVRDIFGVVNSEETAAEKEESSPDQLWHNLRTSNVQNCKKEVFKAETQDYSCTVRNPGKEEVFNMDVAYSEQAAVLLKGSFLSESRRLKDGNALTKFRIPKGRLGVTRIGDLSAQDMKKIPTLALIELTALCDVLGFELKRNKAAKLKTAEKRLFGVPLNTLLENDQKLLPNTKVPLLLQALLSCLEKRGLETEGILRVSGSQTRIKSLEQKLERDFYTGLFRWDEVHQNDVSGLLKRFIRELPAPLLTAEYLPAFAAVQNIPDLKQRLQALNLLILILPEPNRNTLKALLEFLSKVVARENNNKMNLWNVSTVMAPNLFMHKGLPNKIPEGKEKQLAEGAADVVRMMIHYQDLLWTVSSFLVAQVRKLNESNSKRYQFCDKRIKNLLRKIHADKDKVEKNQAEPSKIVKVHASLLLKDSLEVHLNNATRVADVLRQFQKNLCQNGWNIVNTVNLLKCNNSTECTSLLLYEVGGNIGEHCLDPDTYLLDLYHINPHAEWIIKQNPSCPRMF; from the exons ATGTGCGTATGTTGTGACGCtaatgtatttttgttctctgaCTTAGTGTCTTTATCTGTCAAAATACTGCAACCAGTTGATAGActaatttcttcctctttttccctgtcAGAAGAGCTTGTGTTTCATGCTAGCACTCTGAATTGCTATGATGCTGTAAGTTGGTGTGCGGCTCCGAACTTGCTCTTGAG TACCAGAAATTGCCCTTGCAAAATGAGCCAGCTTCCTCCGAAGAGTTCTTTGGCATCCCCAGTGTCAGAGGGCACGAATTCCAGGGTAGAATCTTTGGACAACTTGTCAATGGACAGTTTTTGGCTGGAAGTAGAAAACATTAAACAGAGCGCTGAAGCCGAGCAAGAGGAATGCAGCCTTGCAGATGTCAAAACACAAGAGG AGGGAGAAGCTGAAGCTGAGTGGCTCCAGGACGCTGGTCTGTCCGACCTCCTCGGGGACCGTGCCTCGGAAAACGATAACATCGTGCTGCTCTCCACCCTGACCAAgacccaggctgctgctgtgcagcgaCGCTTGGACACCTACTCCCGATCTCGgaggaggaagaacaagcatcctGTGCGTGATGTCCGGGACATTTTTGGAGTGGTCAACTCTGAG gagacagcagcagagaaagaggagTCCAGCCCAGATCAGTTGTGGCACAATCTACGGACTTCAAATGTACAGAACTGTAAGAAGGAAGTCTTTAAAG CAGAAACCCAGGATTACTCCTGCACAGTTCGAAATCCTGGAAAAGAGGAGGTGTTCAACATGGATGTTGCCTACTCGGAGCAAGCAGCTGTCCTGCTCAAGGGTTCATTCCTGTCTGAATCTAGGAGGTTGAAGGATGGAAACGCCCTAACT AAATTTAGGATCCCCAAGGGTAGACTAGGAGTGACTAGGATTGGAGATCTATCTGCTCAGGACATGAAGAAGATCCCCACACTGGCCCTTATTGAACTAACAGCTCTCTGTGATGTTCTGGGCTTTGAGCTGAAGAGAAACAAGgcagcaaaactgaaaacagcag aGAAAAGACTCTTCGGAGTTCCACTCAACACCCTGTTGGAAAATGACCAAAAACTTCTCCCTAACACCAAGGTCCCCCTGTTACTCCAGGCA CTGCTGTCCTGCTTGGAAAAGAGAGGACTTGAAACAGAGGGCATTTTGAGAGTTTCTGGGTCCCAGACCAGAATCAAG AGTCTGGAACAGAAGCTAGAAAGGGACTTCTATACTGGCCTTTTCCGCTGGGATGAAGTCCACCAGAATGATGTATCTGGGCTACTGAAGAGATTCATAAGAGAgctgccagccccgctgctgACAGCAGAGTACCtccctgcttttgctgctgtgcaAA ATATTCCAGACCTGAAGCAAAGATTGCAAGCTCTAAACCTCCTGATCCTTATTCTCCCAGAGCCCAACAGAAACACCCTAAAG GCTCTACTTGAATTTCTCAGCAAAGTGGTTGCCAgggagaacaacaacaaaatgaacCTCTGGAACGTTTCCACGGTCATGGCCCCAAACCTCTTCATGCACAAGGGGCTGCCAAACAAGATccctgaaggaaaggagaaacagCTGGCAGAGGGGGCAGCTGATGTCGTGCGGATGATGATCCATTACCAGGATTTGCTCTGGACA gtTTCCTCTTTTCTGGTAGCTCAAGTGAGAAAGCTGAATGAGAGCAATAGCAAAAGGTACCAGTTCTGTGACAAGCGAATTAAAAATTTGTTGCGTAAGATTCATGCTGATAAAGACAAAGTGGAAAAGAACCAGGCAGAG CCTTCCAAGATTGTGAAAGTCCATGCCTCGCTTCTCCTGAAGGATTCGCTAGAGGTGCATTTGAACAATGCAACCAGGGTTGCTGATGTCTTGAGGCAGTTTCAGAAGAACCTGTGCCAGAATGGTTGGAATATTGTCAACACTGTCAACCTCCTCAAGTG taacAACTCAACGGAGTGCACAAGCTTGCTCCTGTATGAAGTGGGAGGCAATATTG GTGAACATTGCCTGGACCCAGACACTTACCTCTTAGACTTGTACCACATCAATCCCCATGCTGAGTGGATAATTAAGCAAAACCCATCTTGTCCTCGGATGTTCTAA
- the ARHGAP40 gene encoding rho GTPase-activating protein 40 isoform X3 — MCVDLFEELVFHASTLNCYDAVSWCAAPNLLLSTRNCPCKMSQLPPKSSLASPVSEGTNSRVESLDNLSMDSFWLEVENIKQSAEAEQEECSLADVKTQEEGEAEAEWLQDAGLSDLLGDRASENDNIVLLSTLTKTQAAAVQRRLDTYSRSRRRKNKHPVRDVRDIFGVVNSEETAAEKEESSPDQLWHNLRTSNVQNCKKEVFKAETQDYSCTVRNPGKEEVFNMDVAYSEQAAVLLKGSFLSESRRLKDGNALTKFRIPKGRLGVTRIGDLSAQDMKKIPTLALIELTALCDVLGFELKRNKAAKLKTAEKRLFGVPLNTLLENDQKLLPNTKVPLLLQALLSCLEKRGLETEGILRVSGSQTRIKSLEQKLERDFYTGLFRWDEVHQNDVSGLLKRFIRELPAPLLTAEYLPAFAAVQNIPDLKQRLQALNLLILILPEPNRNTLKALLEFLSKVVARENNNKMNLWNVSTVMAPNLFMHKGLPNKIPEGKEKQLAEGAADVVRMMIHYQDLLWTVSSFLVAQVRKLNESNSKRYQFCDKRIKNLLRKIHADKDKVEKNQAEPSKIVKVHASLLLKDSLEVHLNNATRVADVLRQFQKNLCQNGWNIVNTVNLLKCNNSTECTSLLLYEVGGNIGEHCLDPDTYLLDLYHINPHAEWIIKQNPSCPRMF, encoded by the exons AAGAGCTTGTGTTTCATGCTAGCACTCTGAATTGCTATGATGCTGTAAGTTGGTGTGCGGCTCCGAACTTGCTCTTGAG TACCAGAAATTGCCCTTGCAAAATGAGCCAGCTTCCTCCGAAGAGTTCTTTGGCATCCCCAGTGTCAGAGGGCACGAATTCCAGGGTAGAATCTTTGGACAACTTGTCAATGGACAGTTTTTGGCTGGAAGTAGAAAACATTAAACAGAGCGCTGAAGCCGAGCAAGAGGAATGCAGCCTTGCAGATGTCAAAACACAAGAGG AGGGAGAAGCTGAAGCTGAGTGGCTCCAGGACGCTGGTCTGTCCGACCTCCTCGGGGACCGTGCCTCGGAAAACGATAACATCGTGCTGCTCTCCACCCTGACCAAgacccaggctgctgctgtgcagcgaCGCTTGGACACCTACTCCCGATCTCGgaggaggaagaacaagcatcctGTGCGTGATGTCCGGGACATTTTTGGAGTGGTCAACTCTGAG gagacagcagcagagaaagaggagTCCAGCCCAGATCAGTTGTGGCACAATCTACGGACTTCAAATGTACAGAACTGTAAGAAGGAAGTCTTTAAAG CAGAAACCCAGGATTACTCCTGCACAGTTCGAAATCCTGGAAAAGAGGAGGTGTTCAACATGGATGTTGCCTACTCGGAGCAAGCAGCTGTCCTGCTCAAGGGTTCATTCCTGTCTGAATCTAGGAGGTTGAAGGATGGAAACGCCCTAACT AAATTTAGGATCCCCAAGGGTAGACTAGGAGTGACTAGGATTGGAGATCTATCTGCTCAGGACATGAAGAAGATCCCCACACTGGCCCTTATTGAACTAACAGCTCTCTGTGATGTTCTGGGCTTTGAGCTGAAGAGAAACAAGgcagcaaaactgaaaacagcag aGAAAAGACTCTTCGGAGTTCCACTCAACACCCTGTTGGAAAATGACCAAAAACTTCTCCCTAACACCAAGGTCCCCCTGTTACTCCAGGCA CTGCTGTCCTGCTTGGAAAAGAGAGGACTTGAAACAGAGGGCATTTTGAGAGTTTCTGGGTCCCAGACCAGAATCAAG AGTCTGGAACAGAAGCTAGAAAGGGACTTCTATACTGGCCTTTTCCGCTGGGATGAAGTCCACCAGAATGATGTATCTGGGCTACTGAAGAGATTCATAAGAGAgctgccagccccgctgctgACAGCAGAGTACCtccctgcttttgctgctgtgcaAA ATATTCCAGACCTGAAGCAAAGATTGCAAGCTCTAAACCTCCTGATCCTTATTCTCCCAGAGCCCAACAGAAACACCCTAAAG GCTCTACTTGAATTTCTCAGCAAAGTGGTTGCCAgggagaacaacaacaaaatgaacCTCTGGAACGTTTCCACGGTCATGGCCCCAAACCTCTTCATGCACAAGGGGCTGCCAAACAAGATccctgaaggaaaggagaaacagCTGGCAGAGGGGGCAGCTGATGTCGTGCGGATGATGATCCATTACCAGGATTTGCTCTGGACA gtTTCCTCTTTTCTGGTAGCTCAAGTGAGAAAGCTGAATGAGAGCAATAGCAAAAGGTACCAGTTCTGTGACAAGCGAATTAAAAATTTGTTGCGTAAGATTCATGCTGATAAAGACAAAGTGGAAAAGAACCAGGCAGAG CCTTCCAAGATTGTGAAAGTCCATGCCTCGCTTCTCCTGAAGGATTCGCTAGAGGTGCATTTGAACAATGCAACCAGGGTTGCTGATGTCTTGAGGCAGTTTCAGAAGAACCTGTGCCAGAATGGTTGGAATATTGTCAACACTGTCAACCTCCTCAAGTG taacAACTCAACGGAGTGCACAAGCTTGCTCCTGTATGAAGTGGGAGGCAATATTG GTGAACATTGCCTGGACCCAGACACTTACCTCTTAGACTTGTACCACATCAATCCCCATGCTGAGTGGATAATTAAGCAAAACCCATCTTGTCCTCGGATGTTCTAA
- the ARHGAP40 gene encoding rho GTPase-activating protein 40 isoform X5, with amino-acid sequence MMLTRNCPCKMSQLPPKSSLASPVSEGTNSRVESLDNLSMDSFWLEVENIKQSAEAEQEECSLADVKTQEEGEAEAEWLQDAGLSDLLGDRASENDNIVLLSTLTKTQAAAVQRRLDTYSRSRRRKNKHPVRDVRDIFGVVNSEETAAEKEESSPDQLWHNLRTSNVQNCKKEVFKAETQDYSCTVRNPGKEEVFNMDVAYSEQAAVLLKGSFLSESRRLKDGNALTKFRIPKGRLGVTRIGDLSAQDMKKIPTLALIELTALCDVLGFELKRNKAAKLKTAEKRLFGVPLNTLLENDQKLLPNTKVPLLLQALLSCLEKRGLETEGILRVSGSQTRIKSLEQKLERDFYTGLFRWDEVHQNDVSGLLKRFIRELPAPLLTAEYLPAFAAVQNIPDLKQRLQALNLLILILPEPNRNTLKALLEFLSKVVARENNNKMNLWNVSTVMAPNLFMHKGLPNKIPEGKEKQLAEGAADVVRMMIHYQDLLWTVSSFLVAQVRKLNESNSKRYQFCDKRIKNLLRKIHADKDKVEKNQAEPSKIVKVHASLLLKDSLEVHLNNATRVADVLRQFQKNLCQNGWNIVNTVNLLKCNNSTECTSLLLYEVGGNIGEHCLDPDTYLLDLYHINPHAEWIIKQNPSCPRMF; translated from the exons ATGATGCT TACCAGAAATTGCCCTTGCAAAATGAGCCAGCTTCCTCCGAAGAGTTCTTTGGCATCCCCAGTGTCAGAGGGCACGAATTCCAGGGTAGAATCTTTGGACAACTTGTCAATGGACAGTTTTTGGCTGGAAGTAGAAAACATTAAACAGAGCGCTGAAGCCGAGCAAGAGGAATGCAGCCTTGCAGATGTCAAAACACAAGAGG AGGGAGAAGCTGAAGCTGAGTGGCTCCAGGACGCTGGTCTGTCCGACCTCCTCGGGGACCGTGCCTCGGAAAACGATAACATCGTGCTGCTCTCCACCCTGACCAAgacccaggctgctgctgtgcagcgaCGCTTGGACACCTACTCCCGATCTCGgaggaggaagaacaagcatcctGTGCGTGATGTCCGGGACATTTTTGGAGTGGTCAACTCTGAG gagacagcagcagagaaagaggagTCCAGCCCAGATCAGTTGTGGCACAATCTACGGACTTCAAATGTACAGAACTGTAAGAAGGAAGTCTTTAAAG CAGAAACCCAGGATTACTCCTGCACAGTTCGAAATCCTGGAAAAGAGGAGGTGTTCAACATGGATGTTGCCTACTCGGAGCAAGCAGCTGTCCTGCTCAAGGGTTCATTCCTGTCTGAATCTAGGAGGTTGAAGGATGGAAACGCCCTAACT AAATTTAGGATCCCCAAGGGTAGACTAGGAGTGACTAGGATTGGAGATCTATCTGCTCAGGACATGAAGAAGATCCCCACACTGGCCCTTATTGAACTAACAGCTCTCTGTGATGTTCTGGGCTTTGAGCTGAAGAGAAACAAGgcagcaaaactgaaaacagcag aGAAAAGACTCTTCGGAGTTCCACTCAACACCCTGTTGGAAAATGACCAAAAACTTCTCCCTAACACCAAGGTCCCCCTGTTACTCCAGGCA CTGCTGTCCTGCTTGGAAAAGAGAGGACTTGAAACAGAGGGCATTTTGAGAGTTTCTGGGTCCCAGACCAGAATCAAG AGTCTGGAACAGAAGCTAGAAAGGGACTTCTATACTGGCCTTTTCCGCTGGGATGAAGTCCACCAGAATGATGTATCTGGGCTACTGAAGAGATTCATAAGAGAgctgccagccccgctgctgACAGCAGAGTACCtccctgcttttgctgctgtgcaAA ATATTCCAGACCTGAAGCAAAGATTGCAAGCTCTAAACCTCCTGATCCTTATTCTCCCAGAGCCCAACAGAAACACCCTAAAG GCTCTACTTGAATTTCTCAGCAAAGTGGTTGCCAgggagaacaacaacaaaatgaacCTCTGGAACGTTTCCACGGTCATGGCCCCAAACCTCTTCATGCACAAGGGGCTGCCAAACAAGATccctgaaggaaaggagaaacagCTGGCAGAGGGGGCAGCTGATGTCGTGCGGATGATGATCCATTACCAGGATTTGCTCTGGACA gtTTCCTCTTTTCTGGTAGCTCAAGTGAGAAAGCTGAATGAGAGCAATAGCAAAAGGTACCAGTTCTGTGACAAGCGAATTAAAAATTTGTTGCGTAAGATTCATGCTGATAAAGACAAAGTGGAAAAGAACCAGGCAGAG CCTTCCAAGATTGTGAAAGTCCATGCCTCGCTTCTCCTGAAGGATTCGCTAGAGGTGCATTTGAACAATGCAACCAGGGTTGCTGATGTCTTGAGGCAGTTTCAGAAGAACCTGTGCCAGAATGGTTGGAATATTGTCAACACTGTCAACCTCCTCAAGTG taacAACTCAACGGAGTGCACAAGCTTGCTCCTGTATGAAGTGGGAGGCAATATTG GTGAACATTGCCTGGACCCAGACACTTACCTCTTAGACTTGTACCACATCAATCCCCATGCTGAGTGGATAATTAAGCAAAACCCATCTTGTCCTCGGATGTTCTAA
- the ARHGAP40 gene encoding rho GTPase-activating protein 40 isoform X2 codes for MKNGSSLSGSAAEWYGWTDCCSPSDLDMDKHGMCGSGATRIGIPRPRVALVPGRLASLGSTRNCPCKMSQLPPKSSLASPVSEGTNSRVESLDNLSMDSFWLEVENIKQSAEAEQEECSLADVKTQEEGEAEAEWLQDAGLSDLLGDRASENDNIVLLSTLTKTQAAAVQRRLDTYSRSRRRKNKHPVRDVRDIFGVVNSEETAAEKEESSPDQLWHNLRTSNVQNCKKEVFKAETQDYSCTVRNPGKEEVFNMDVAYSEQAAVLLKGSFLSESRRLKDGNALTKFRIPKGRLGVTRIGDLSAQDMKKIPTLALIELTALCDVLGFELKRNKAAKLKTAEKRLFGVPLNTLLENDQKLLPNTKVPLLLQALLSCLEKRGLETEGILRVSGSQTRIKSLEQKLERDFYTGLFRWDEVHQNDVSGLLKRFIRELPAPLLTAEYLPAFAAVQNIPDLKQRLQALNLLILILPEPNRNTLKALLEFLSKVVARENNNKMNLWNVSTVMAPNLFMHKGLPNKIPEGKEKQLAEGAADVVRMMIHYQDLLWTVSSFLVAQVRKLNESNSKRYQFCDKRIKNLLRKIHADKDKVEKNQAEPSKIVKVHASLLLKDSLEVHLNNATRVADVLRQFQKNLCQNGWNIVNTVNLLKCNNSTECTSLLLYEVGGNIGEHCLDPDTYLLDLYHINPHAEWIIKQNPSCPRMF; via the exons TACCAGAAATTGCCCTTGCAAAATGAGCCAGCTTCCTCCGAAGAGTTCTTTGGCATCCCCAGTGTCAGAGGGCACGAATTCCAGGGTAGAATCTTTGGACAACTTGTCAATGGACAGTTTTTGGCTGGAAGTAGAAAACATTAAACAGAGCGCTGAAGCCGAGCAAGAGGAATGCAGCCTTGCAGATGTCAAAACACAAGAGG AGGGAGAAGCTGAAGCTGAGTGGCTCCAGGACGCTGGTCTGTCCGACCTCCTCGGGGACCGTGCCTCGGAAAACGATAACATCGTGCTGCTCTCCACCCTGACCAAgacccaggctgctgctgtgcagcgaCGCTTGGACACCTACTCCCGATCTCGgaggaggaagaacaagcatcctGTGCGTGATGTCCGGGACATTTTTGGAGTGGTCAACTCTGAG gagacagcagcagagaaagaggagTCCAGCCCAGATCAGTTGTGGCACAATCTACGGACTTCAAATGTACAGAACTGTAAGAAGGAAGTCTTTAAAG CAGAAACCCAGGATTACTCCTGCACAGTTCGAAATCCTGGAAAAGAGGAGGTGTTCAACATGGATGTTGCCTACTCGGAGCAAGCAGCTGTCCTGCTCAAGGGTTCATTCCTGTCTGAATCTAGGAGGTTGAAGGATGGAAACGCCCTAACT AAATTTAGGATCCCCAAGGGTAGACTAGGAGTGACTAGGATTGGAGATCTATCTGCTCAGGACATGAAGAAGATCCCCACACTGGCCCTTATTGAACTAACAGCTCTCTGTGATGTTCTGGGCTTTGAGCTGAAGAGAAACAAGgcagcaaaactgaaaacagcag aGAAAAGACTCTTCGGAGTTCCACTCAACACCCTGTTGGAAAATGACCAAAAACTTCTCCCTAACACCAAGGTCCCCCTGTTACTCCAGGCA CTGCTGTCCTGCTTGGAAAAGAGAGGACTTGAAACAGAGGGCATTTTGAGAGTTTCTGGGTCCCAGACCAGAATCAAG AGTCTGGAACAGAAGCTAGAAAGGGACTTCTATACTGGCCTTTTCCGCTGGGATGAAGTCCACCAGAATGATGTATCTGGGCTACTGAAGAGATTCATAAGAGAgctgccagccccgctgctgACAGCAGAGTACCtccctgcttttgctgctgtgcaAA ATATTCCAGACCTGAAGCAAAGATTGCAAGCTCTAAACCTCCTGATCCTTATTCTCCCAGAGCCCAACAGAAACACCCTAAAG GCTCTACTTGAATTTCTCAGCAAAGTGGTTGCCAgggagaacaacaacaaaatgaacCTCTGGAACGTTTCCACGGTCATGGCCCCAAACCTCTTCATGCACAAGGGGCTGCCAAACAAGATccctgaaggaaaggagaaacagCTGGCAGAGGGGGCAGCTGATGTCGTGCGGATGATGATCCATTACCAGGATTTGCTCTGGACA gtTTCCTCTTTTCTGGTAGCTCAAGTGAGAAAGCTGAATGAGAGCAATAGCAAAAGGTACCAGTTCTGTGACAAGCGAATTAAAAATTTGTTGCGTAAGATTCATGCTGATAAAGACAAAGTGGAAAAGAACCAGGCAGAG CCTTCCAAGATTGTGAAAGTCCATGCCTCGCTTCTCCTGAAGGATTCGCTAGAGGTGCATTTGAACAATGCAACCAGGGTTGCTGATGTCTTGAGGCAGTTTCAGAAGAACCTGTGCCAGAATGGTTGGAATATTGTCAACACTGTCAACCTCCTCAAGTG taacAACTCAACGGAGTGCACAAGCTTGCTCCTGTATGAAGTGGGAGGCAATATTG GTGAACATTGCCTGGACCCAGACACTTACCTCTTAGACTTGTACCACATCAATCCCCATGCTGAGTGGATAATTAAGCAAAACCCATCTTGTCCTCGGATGTTCTAA
- the ARHGAP40 gene encoding rho GTPase-activating protein 40 isoform X4, translated as MPCIHVCRDNVRGSICTRNCPCKMSQLPPKSSLASPVSEGTNSRVESLDNLSMDSFWLEVENIKQSAEAEQEECSLADVKTQEEGEAEAEWLQDAGLSDLLGDRASENDNIVLLSTLTKTQAAAVQRRLDTYSRSRRRKNKHPVRDVRDIFGVVNSEETAAEKEESSPDQLWHNLRTSNVQNCKKEVFKAETQDYSCTVRNPGKEEVFNMDVAYSEQAAVLLKGSFLSESRRLKDGNALTKFRIPKGRLGVTRIGDLSAQDMKKIPTLALIELTALCDVLGFELKRNKAAKLKTAEKRLFGVPLNTLLENDQKLLPNTKVPLLLQALLSCLEKRGLETEGILRVSGSQTRIKSLEQKLERDFYTGLFRWDEVHQNDVSGLLKRFIRELPAPLLTAEYLPAFAAVQNIPDLKQRLQALNLLILILPEPNRNTLKALLEFLSKVVARENNNKMNLWNVSTVMAPNLFMHKGLPNKIPEGKEKQLAEGAADVVRMMIHYQDLLWTVSSFLVAQVRKLNESNSKRYQFCDKRIKNLLRKIHADKDKVEKNQAEPSKIVKVHASLLLKDSLEVHLNNATRVADVLRQFQKNLCQNGWNIVNTVNLLKCNNSTECTSLLLYEVGGNIGEHCLDPDTYLLDLYHINPHAEWIIKQNPSCPRMF; from the exons TACCAGAAATTGCCCTTGCAAAATGAGCCAGCTTCCTCCGAAGAGTTCTTTGGCATCCCCAGTGTCAGAGGGCACGAATTCCAGGGTAGAATCTTTGGACAACTTGTCAATGGACAGTTTTTGGCTGGAAGTAGAAAACATTAAACAGAGCGCTGAAGCCGAGCAAGAGGAATGCAGCCTTGCAGATGTCAAAACACAAGAGG AGGGAGAAGCTGAAGCTGAGTGGCTCCAGGACGCTGGTCTGTCCGACCTCCTCGGGGACCGTGCCTCGGAAAACGATAACATCGTGCTGCTCTCCACCCTGACCAAgacccaggctgctgctgtgcagcgaCGCTTGGACACCTACTCCCGATCTCGgaggaggaagaacaagcatcctGTGCGTGATGTCCGGGACATTTTTGGAGTGGTCAACTCTGAG gagacagcagcagagaaagaggagTCCAGCCCAGATCAGTTGTGGCACAATCTACGGACTTCAAATGTACAGAACTGTAAGAAGGAAGTCTTTAAAG CAGAAACCCAGGATTACTCCTGCACAGTTCGAAATCCTGGAAAAGAGGAGGTGTTCAACATGGATGTTGCCTACTCGGAGCAAGCAGCTGTCCTGCTCAAGGGTTCATTCCTGTCTGAATCTAGGAGGTTGAAGGATGGAAACGCCCTAACT AAATTTAGGATCCCCAAGGGTAGACTAGGAGTGACTAGGATTGGAGATCTATCTGCTCAGGACATGAAGAAGATCCCCACACTGGCCCTTATTGAACTAACAGCTCTCTGTGATGTTCTGGGCTTTGAGCTGAAGAGAAACAAGgcagcaaaactgaaaacagcag aGAAAAGACTCTTCGGAGTTCCACTCAACACCCTGTTGGAAAATGACCAAAAACTTCTCCCTAACACCAAGGTCCCCCTGTTACTCCAGGCA CTGCTGTCCTGCTTGGAAAAGAGAGGACTTGAAACAGAGGGCATTTTGAGAGTTTCTGGGTCCCAGACCAGAATCAAG AGTCTGGAACAGAAGCTAGAAAGGGACTTCTATACTGGCCTTTTCCGCTGGGATGAAGTCCACCAGAATGATGTATCTGGGCTACTGAAGAGATTCATAAGAGAgctgccagccccgctgctgACAGCAGAGTACCtccctgcttttgctgctgtgcaAA ATATTCCAGACCTGAAGCAAAGATTGCAAGCTCTAAACCTCCTGATCCTTATTCTCCCAGAGCCCAACAGAAACACCCTAAAG GCTCTACTTGAATTTCTCAGCAAAGTGGTTGCCAgggagaacaacaacaaaatgaacCTCTGGAACGTTTCCACGGTCATGGCCCCAAACCTCTTCATGCACAAGGGGCTGCCAAACAAGATccctgaaggaaaggagaaacagCTGGCAGAGGGGGCAGCTGATGTCGTGCGGATGATGATCCATTACCAGGATTTGCTCTGGACA gtTTCCTCTTTTCTGGTAGCTCAAGTGAGAAAGCTGAATGAGAGCAATAGCAAAAGGTACCAGTTCTGTGACAAGCGAATTAAAAATTTGTTGCGTAAGATTCATGCTGATAAAGACAAAGTGGAAAAGAACCAGGCAGAG CCTTCCAAGATTGTGAAAGTCCATGCCTCGCTTCTCCTGAAGGATTCGCTAGAGGTGCATTTGAACAATGCAACCAGGGTTGCTGATGTCTTGAGGCAGTTTCAGAAGAACCTGTGCCAGAATGGTTGGAATATTGTCAACACTGTCAACCTCCTCAAGTG taacAACTCAACGGAGTGCACAAGCTTGCTCCTGTATGAAGTGGGAGGCAATATTG GTGAACATTGCCTGGACCCAGACACTTACCTCTTAGACTTGTACCACATCAATCCCCATGCTGAGTGGATAATTAAGCAAAACCCATCTTGTCCTCGGATGTTCTAA